From Vigna radiata var. radiata cultivar VC1973A unplaced genomic scaffold, Vradiata_ver6 scaffold_190, whole genome shotgun sequence, one genomic window encodes:
- the LOC106779275 gene encoding uncharacterized protein LOC106779275 gives MQKEIKALQDNNTWFLTKLPQGKTIIGCKWVYKTKYKADGTIERHKACLVAKGYTQQEGIDYLDTFSPVAKLTTVRLLIAVAASQNWFLQQLDVNNAFLHGDLNEEVYMELPTGLNGAEKGQVCRLTKSLYGLKQASRQWFEKLSTFLISINYTQSKSDHSLFTKTTPXGFXXLLIYVDDIIXAXNXMTEIDRVKGLLHNMFQVKDLGNLKYFLGLEIARSKKGIHMSQRKYALDILEETGMLGCKPCSTPFLNDTSSLYKADSYLKDPTSYRRLIGKLLYLTNTRPDLCFSINLLSQFVQSPTDYHYRAIQHVLRYIKSKPSEGLFFPADSPIHLKAFSDXDWATCPNTRRSTTGFCIFLGLSLISWKTKKQSTMSRSSTEAEYRALAATTCDTVASLPTRRSTSSRSWNTSPLL, from the coding sequence AtgcagaaagaaataaaagcttTACAGGACAACAACACTTGGTTTCTAACGAAGCTTCCACAAGGAAAGACAATTATTGGCTGCAAATGGGTATACAAGACTAAATATAAAGCAGATGGGACTATAGAAAGGCATAAAGCTTGCCTCGTGGCTAAAGGGTATACCCAACAAGAAGGGATTGATTACTTAGATACGTTTTCTCCCGTTGCAAAGTTAACTACGGTTAGACTGCTCATTGCAGTAGCAGCATCTCAAaattggtttttacaacaattaGATGTGAACAACGCCTTCCTACATGGAGACTTAAatgaggaagtgtacatggaaCTACCTACAGGTCTTAATGGTGCCGAGAAAGGCCAAGTATGCAGACTTACTAAGTCTCTATATGGCCTCAAGCAAGCTAGCAGGCAATGGTTTGAAAAGTTATCCACTTTCCTTATATCCATCAACTACACACAATCAAAGAGTGATCATTCTCTCTTCACGAAGACAACACCTANTGGATTCANANNTCTTCTAatctatgttgatgacattattttNGCANGGAATNCTATGACAGAAATTGACAGGGTAAAGGGCCTCTTACACAATATGTTCCAAGTAAAAGATTTAGGGAACCTTAAATATTTCCTAGGGTTGGAAATAGCAAGATCCAAGAAGGGAATTCATATgtcccaaaggaagtatgccTTAGACATCCTTGAAGAAACGGGTATGTTGGGTTGCAAGCCTTGTTCAACCCCATTTCTGAATGATACAAGTTCTCTCTACAAAGCTGACAGTTATTTGAAAGACCCAACTTCATATCGAAGATTGATAGGGAAGTTACTTTATCTTACAAACACCAGGCCTGATTTATGTTTTTCCATTAATCTGTTAAGTCAATTTGTTCAATCTCCTACTGACTATCACTATCGGGCTATTCAACATGTGCTTAGGTACATCAAATCTAAACCTTCAGAAGGACTATTCTTTCCAGCAGATTCTCCTATACATTTAAAGGCCTTCAGTGATTNAGATTGGGCAACCTGTCCCAACACCAGGAGGTCAACCACAGGTTTCTGCATTTTTCTTGGGTTATCACTCATTTCGTGGAAAACAAAGAAGCAAAGTACAATGTCAAGGTCTTCCACTGAGGCAGAGTATAGAGCCCTAGCAGCCACTACTTGCGATACAGTGGCTTCACTACCTACTAGACGATCTACAAGTTCAAGAAGCTGGAATACCAGCCCTCTACTGTGA